Proteins from one Desulfonema limicola genomic window:
- the rnhA gene encoding ribonuclease HI — translation MSSVKKFYAVKKGRSPGIYTIWAGKDGAQIQVQGFPGAVYKGFKTRKEAEAFMAGPMPEWTFKNTKKQELKYDKTDNTVPVPDLIETGKSAGKQILIYTDGGAIGNPGPGGYGIVIINGKDKKEISGGFRLTTNNRMELTACIQALKSLKKPSKIELFSDSKYVVNGISKGWAKRWRKNNWMRTETEPAVNADLWEQLLEQCEKHSVNLNWVKGHAGNLYNERCDQLVRAESSKKGLPPDLNYENL, via the coding sequence TTGAGCAGTGTTAAAAAATTTTATGCAGTAAAAAAAGGCCGGTCTCCTGGAATTTATACAATATGGGCTGGAAAAGACGGGGCACAAATCCAGGTGCAGGGATTTCCAGGCGCAGTTTATAAAGGATTTAAAACCAGGAAAGAAGCTGAAGCATTTATGGCAGGGCCTATGCCGGAATGGACTTTTAAAAATACAAAAAAACAGGAATTAAAATATGATAAAACTGACAATACTGTCCCGGTGCCAGACTTGATTGAAACAGGTAAAAGTGCAGGGAAACAGATTCTTATCTATACTGACGGAGGTGCAATTGGCAACCCAGGGCCTGGCGGTTATGGAATTGTTATTATTAATGGAAAAGATAAAAAGGAAATATCAGGAGGATTCCGCCTTACAACCAATAACAGGATGGAATTGACAGCCTGCATCCAGGCATTGAAATCATTAAAAAAACCTTCAAAAATTGAACTTTTCAGCGATTCAAAATATGTGGTAAATGGAATATCCAAAGGCTGGGCAAAAAGATGGCGGAAAAATAACTGGATGAGAACAGAAACAGAGCCTGCAGTTAATGCGGATTTATGGGAACAACTGCTTGAACAATGTGAAAAACATAGTGTAAATCTAAACTGGGTTAAAGGACATGCAGGAAATCTTTATAATGAAAGGTGCGATCAACTGGTAAGAGCAGAATCCTCAAAAAAAGGTCTGCCTCCTGATCTTAATTATGAGAACTTATAG
- a CDS encoding GumC family protein, whose product MAQYDVDLRDYWRIIKKHKVLVFLMVFLVGCFSYIFAKMREPAPIFEAEAAVKIERRTNLAEFFMGGFWDQSDSLTTQAFIITSFPVLAKTAKYLGRIPENASEQDIRESGKYISEIKFLKSMIIAEQEKYTSILNIKTISAIPKEAADVANAVVVTYQAYNIHEKNKQTFETRAFIENQLELTGKNLTKAEESLRLFKEKNDILALEAQTSNILKRIFAVETELDAVKNKRFNAQSQLELINKADRSLKNIENIFLPESDNSSVQELNKNLRSLVLKRQTLLFDFTQEHPLVIEINGQIKALVSSIKQDLVSRISGLKARESDLSAKHIQLIQESKTFPEKALVLNRLQRELTLQESLYSQLKTKYQEILIQAAGKVEEVVIVRPATVPLFPTNIPSNMAVIATGIVMGLFMGIVFAFVAEALDTSIGTIEDVENLLKVPVLGMIPFVKRDECEIDDSSDMDRPCELVTHFDSGSLVSEAFRSIRTNLQFIGMEIQGKSFMVTSSFMQEGKTFNVVNIAVTFAQGGKKVLLIEADLRNPTIYKIFGLNQSPGLTDYVLGDYQTEEVIIKITDLMLGDMDIDDILMTPGLDNLSYVTNGSHVSNPSEILNSNRFKEFIETVYPDYDMIIIDAPPVLPVTDAVDIASLVDGVILIYTVGKIARGVLKRAKIALDHVNAKVLGVILNNVKSETGPEYFKYQSQYYYSPRKKIKPRKWGIMKRS is encoded by the coding sequence ATGGCTCAATATGATGTTGATTTGAGAGATTATTGGAGAATAATCAAGAAGCACAAGGTTCTTGTATTTCTCATGGTTTTCCTTGTAGGGTGTTTTAGCTACATATTTGCAAAAATGAGGGAGCCTGCTCCTATTTTTGAAGCCGAGGCTGCTGTCAAGATTGAGCGGAGAACAAATCTGGCCGAGTTTTTTATGGGCGGATTCTGGGATCAGTCAGACAGTCTTACAACCCAGGCATTTATTATAACAAGTTTTCCAGTTCTTGCAAAAACTGCAAAATATCTAGGCCGGATTCCTGAAAATGCTTCTGAACAAGATATCAGGGAATCTGGGAAATATATATCTGAAATCAAGTTTTTAAAAAGCATGATTATTGCAGAACAGGAAAAATACACCAGTATTTTGAACATAAAGACAATTTCAGCAATTCCAAAGGAAGCTGCTGATGTGGCAAATGCTGTTGTTGTAACATATCAGGCATATAATATTCATGAAAAAAATAAACAGACCTTTGAAACCAGGGCTTTTATTGAAAATCAGCTTGAACTTACAGGAAAAAATCTTACCAAAGCAGAAGAATCTCTTCGTTTGTTTAAAGAAAAAAACGATATACTTGCCCTGGAAGCCCAGACTTCAAATATCTTAAAAAGAATTTTTGCTGTTGAGACTGAACTGGATGCTGTTAAAAATAAGAGATTTAATGCCCAGTCCCAGCTAGAACTTATAAATAAGGCAGACCGGTCTTTAAAAAATATTGAAAATATTTTTCTGCCTGAATCTGATAATTCTTCTGTTCAGGAATTAAATAAAAATCTTCGCAGCCTGGTATTAAAACGCCAGACCCTTTTATTTGATTTTACCCAGGAACATCCTCTGGTAATAGAAATTAATGGTCAGATCAAAGCACTGGTATCAAGTATAAAACAAGACCTTGTTTCAAGAATATCAGGGCTTAAAGCCAGGGAGTCTGATCTTTCAGCCAAGCATATTCAATTGATTCAGGAAAGTAAAACCTTTCCTGAAAAAGCCCTGGTTTTAAACAGGCTGCAAAGAGAATTAACCCTTCAGGAATCATTATATTCTCAATTAAAAACAAAATATCAGGAAATATTAATCCAGGCAGCTGGAAAAGTGGAAGAGGTTGTTATTGTACGGCCTGCAACTGTTCCTTTGTTTCCTACCAATATTCCTTCCAATATGGCTGTGATTGCAACTGGTATTGTTATGGGGCTTTTTATGGGCATTGTTTTTGCCTTTGTAGCAGAAGCCCTTGATACTTCCATAGGAACCATTGAAGATGTTGAAAACCTTTTAAAAGTACCTGTTTTAGGCATGATTCCTTTTGTTAAAAGAGATGAATGTGAAATTGATGATTCCTCAGACATGGACAGGCCCTGTGAGCTGGTTACCCATTTTGATTCCGGTTCCCTGGTTTCAGAAGCTTTTCGTTCCATTAGAACCAATCTTCAGTTTATAGGAATGGAAATACAAGGAAAATCTTTTATGGTAACAAGTTCTTTTATGCAGGAAGGAAAAACCTTTAATGTTGTTAATATTGCAGTTACCTTTGCCCAGGGAGGAAAGAAGGTTCTTCTCATAGAAGCAGATCTGAGAAATCCAACTATTTACAAGATATTTGGATTAAACCAGTCTCCTGGATTAACTGATTATGTCCTGGGAGATTATCAGACTGAAGAAGTAATAATCAAAATAACCGATCTTATGCTCGGAGATATGGATATAGATGATATTCTCATGACACCAGGTCTTGACAACCTGAGTTATGTTACAAATGGATCCCATGTATCCAATCCTTCGGAAATACTCAATTCAAATCGTTTTAAAGAATTTATAGAAACAGTTTACCCTGATTATGACATGATTATAATTGATGCACCTCCTGTTCTTCCTGTAACTGATGCTGTTGACATAGCATCCCTTGTGGATGGTGTTATTCTTATCTATACTGTAGGCAAAATAGCAAGAGGTGTGCTGAAACGTGCAAAAATAGCCCTTGATCATGTAAATGCCAAGGTACTGGGTGTTATTTTGAATAATGTAAAATCTGAAACAGGGCCTGAATATTTTAAATATCAGAGCCAGTATTATTACAGCCCCAGAAAGAAAATCAAACCCAGGAAATGGGGAATTATGAAAAGAAGCTGA
- a CDS encoding O-antigen ligase family protein has translation MILDLKSIIFFVSFILSALGAGFLVSQFSPSMMLSAMGAAGIFLIAFLNTEWGLFLLIFSMLLSPEITVGTTSGATLGRGVSLRLDDFLLLVIGLTWFFKTAYFKNLGLLKKTCLNNPIFLYILVCAFSTGAGIMAGRVSPKTGFFYVLKYFEYCFVFFMIVNHVESKEQVKKFIFCILLTCFITSIVGIIQIPSGARVSAPFEGETGEPNTFGGYLVFIGAIAGGLFSTSDNLKGKVLTGFLICVMIFPFIYTRSRSSYLAFIPMVLILGAMSERKVLVLSVMLLCLALSPLFLPGAVKERIFYTFNQPKERGQIQIGKIRIDTSTSERLNSWKNAVKNWTKHPLIGYGVTGYPFIDAQFPKVLVETGIIGLSAFIYLLYSIFRLGFKNLKILKDPYHIGITRGFIAGSAGLVFHAIGANTFIIVRIMEPFWFLAGIAAVLYELENKSISSHN, from the coding sequence ATGATTTTAGATTTAAAATCCATAATATTTTTTGTTTCATTTATTTTATCAGCTCTTGGAGCAGGTTTTTTGGTTTCTCAATTTTCACCGTCAATGATGCTGTCTGCTATGGGAGCAGCCGGTATTTTCCTGATTGCTTTTTTAAATACTGAATGGGGTTTGTTTCTGCTTATCTTTTCCATGCTGCTTTCCCCTGAGATTACAGTAGGGACAACCTCGGGAGCTACACTGGGTAGAGGGGTTTCCCTTCGCCTGGATGATTTTCTGCTTCTTGTTATTGGTTTAACCTGGTTTTTTAAAACCGCGTATTTTAAAAATCTTGGACTGCTGAAAAAAACCTGTTTAAATAATCCCATATTTTTATATATCCTGGTGTGTGCATTTTCAACAGGTGCAGGCATTATGGCAGGACGGGTAAGCCCTAAAACAGGTTTTTTTTATGTGCTGAAATATTTTGAATATTGTTTTGTATTTTTCATGATTGTCAATCATGTTGAAAGCAAAGAACAGGTAAAAAAATTTATATTCTGCATTTTGTTAACGTGTTTTATCACATCAATTGTCGGTATTATCCAGATTCCGTCAGGGGCAAGGGTAAGCGCTCCTTTTGAAGGTGAAACAGGGGAGCCGAATACCTTTGGAGGTTATCTTGTTTTTATTGGAGCAATTGCAGGGGGTCTTTTTTCCACATCTGATAATTTAAAAGGAAAAGTTCTTACAGGATTTTTAATATGTGTCATGATATTTCCCTTTATTTATACAAGGTCCCGCTCTTCATACCTGGCTTTTATACCAATGGTTCTTATTCTTGGAGCCATGAGTGAAAGAAAGGTACTTGTGCTGTCTGTAATGCTGCTCTGCCTGGCTCTCAGCCCTCTTTTTCTGCCTGGAGCTGTAAAGGAAAGAATCTTTTACACATTTAACCAGCCCAAAGAACGGGGACAGATTCAGATTGGGAAAATCCGCATAGATACATCTACATCTGAAAGGCTCAATAGCTGGAAAAATGCAGTAAAAAACTGGACAAAACATCCTCTTATTGGATACGGGGTTACAGGGTATCCTTTTATTGATGCCCAGTTCCCAAAAGTCCTGGTTGAAACAGGTATTATAGGATTAAGTGCGTTTATCTATCTATTATATTCAATATTCAGGCTGGGATTTAAGAATTTAAAAATTCTAAAAGATCCATATCATATCGGCATAACCAGGGGATTTATTGCAGGCTCTGCAGGGCTTGTATTTCATGCCATAGGCGCAAATACGTTTATCATTGTCCGCATAATGGAGCCTTTCTGGTTCTTGGCAGGGATTGCGGCTGTTTTGTATGAACTGGAAAATAAATCTATAAGTTCTCATAATTAA